The sequence below is a genomic window from Anoplolepis gracilipes chromosome 9, ASM4749672v1, whole genome shotgun sequence.
TTTATGGCCTACCTGACTTCTTAGCTCTTTTATAACTGCGAGAAGTGAAGCAGTCAATCAATTCCTCGTCTCATGGATAATATTCAATGAACGTTTTTGAGCGTATGCATAACTCTGCAATTGCATTTTTCCATCACAAGTAATTCTATCAGCGCGGCATTTTGTGGACAACATGACAAGTCAATATGATATTTCATGAAATACAAATAACTTTtcagtaaaatatttgaaatatcacTACCTTCAACCATTCACAACCACTGACGGTTATAGTGTTTATGCCAATCTCATTGTATATATTCGCATTCTCGACAAATCTACCGGGAAGATATCTCTCGATGCAATGTACAATCGATTTCAACAATCCGCTCTATAGACAGTAACTATGTTCGATGCATTTCAAGGAAATTGTTTCATCACAAATCTACATTCGTATATAATCCGATATTCGTAGTACAAAGCAGATAAAGCAGTCGGTGAAATATGCATTATTGGATATGTAGCAGATCTCAAATTCTCTAATCGAATCTTAATCttcaacaaaaaaagtaattcaAATACAAACGACATGCTAAATAATGGTCTGTTTTTAGTTTCGAAAATAGATCGATTTTCTATCCTGCAGTTGTTtagaattcataaaatttcattaacttgcttttttattgttattacgaAGAACATTTTCCGTAATTGTAGCTAGCAGCTGAAATAGCGATAACCGTTAatgtaacataaaatacagttacaaatattaaatactattaCAAGCTATACCATTAATTGCACTCTTTTCGCGTGCATTTCGTATTATCGAAACGATAACGTCAGactgttaaaaaaagattatagttGTCGAAGTGAGCACAGTCTTGCCATATCGAAAATTGCATTCATTCAATTGTGTCAAATTGTTTTCAAAGAGAGTACGTTAAAATCCGGGTCATTCCTTGAGACTAGAAGAAAAATGAGGGAAAAGTACATGAAATGCAATCATTTTCGAACGAATTCTGACAGCTCTTTCAGAAGTAGTTAaccatatataatttcttttactttttatttctgtttattaTGCATCACTAATAACTGTATACTGAAATTGCTCgcaaaatattagataaatacaTTGAACGATGCAGAGATTCGTAAACgacgaaaaaattttcaatactgCTTAATGAGACCCTGGAACAAACGATCCTCTTGCCTCATCGttttttctctcgcttttttcttttattttttttatcttttaaagcGTTGAGATCAATGGAGAGAATCCATTGGCTTAATGCTTTAAAGCAGATATCACCaacagaaataaagaaaaggaaCTCTTGCTTTTCTTTATCTCCTGACACAATTAcgcttccccccccccccccttgtCGATGTTTAAGCGATTAACAAATCGCACATTGCAAATGCAGGATACAAACTGAATTTATCGCAGCTGATTCATTAGTAAAGAATGAATCATTGGCAAAACAGAAACAGGAAAGCGTGCGATAATATTGTTGCTTGGCAAACTATCAAGAAAAATCAACaactatttatgtaataaattattcttttttttttcatgttccAACAATTTAAGTATCCaatcaataattacatataattttattttctgagaaaatattaaaataaaaatattttatttattcctattaagtaatttataggatctaaataaaattattgagtttaaagtttttttaaagataattctttccattttacagagaattatttttaagatcctaaaattagttttttgagaaaattatatcatataaattttttaaaaaatcatatttttttatacaaaagagaTTCTGTATAGTTAATtcctgtataattaattataaaaataattacatacattacGGTAAAATGAAAAAGTCGCAAGTAAAAAACAAATGCTAATGAGTGTGGGAATGATTAGATCGAGTTTTCtcccaaattaatttttcatattttagtattcttaaaagaaatatattcgtcattttttacaattagatcTGATTTATCGCCTCGTATCgtgtctttataaataatctgaTATATTAATGTAGATCCTATTTTACGTGAAATATTCAGTATGATACATTACTTTCATTCGAGAGaatattgagaatattatattagacaaagttatattatatcatgttACATGCATCAAAAGGCCTTCATTTCATCTTTGGAACAATATGAAAACTGGAAGCCTGTTCAGTTGAGTTTATTCAACAATCGAATTACATCAAATAATCGATGATAAGGAAACTCGCAATATAATATTcgcagtttatatatttttttggattattttagtttaaacatttaaatatttatttataagtatataaactttttaaaataattacatagataaatttaataatagtttattaagtgtcaatacattaaattgaatatgaaaaaaccgttatattcattaaattcttcatcaaatattatataatatcgttgcATAAAATTCTTGTTGTTTTCGTTTGCCAAGAAAATggtacaatttaaaataattgtacataaatttGATGATAGTTTATCATTTGTTAATACTAACGTAGATATGAAAATGTAAAGTAATCAATTACGTAAACCTTcgttaaatatgcataaaatacgCGTCGTTTCATCAGCCGCCAAGTCATTCGCCAAGATAATTGCTGTTCATAATTGTAGTTTTGCATCATCAAACGCATTAAAATACACGTATGCTTATTCATTACTATTGCATTAATATGGAAAACTTTATTGCTTATTCATTACTATTGCATTAATCTGGAAAactttatttagtttttaattaacaaaataatgtaatcaTTGATAAGTTCTTTTCGGTTCTTCGCCCTTAcatgttttacattttaccaCGGTACGAACGTTCGATCAAGTTGATTGCGTtcctttattttcaataataaagcCGTTAAGTGAAGCCTGGCTCGCTCGGTACTCGCAAAATTTACGAGCCACTACGCTAGGAATTTCCCCGGGGGAGTGTCGACTAGTTTGGATATCGATTGACAAACAGGACCTCTTATTAACCGTTCTGCCTCGATATCTGATCGAAAAGCTTCCGTTGACAGATCTGTCGGTAGGgattcataaataaatctacGCGAGTCCTATCTTGTTGATTGATAAGGCTCGAAGCTATCGTGACGTAATTTGTCGCGATGAtagaaaattctgaaaattttctaataccGGCACTTGCGCGCAAATGTATGCataccattatattatttaatgcatcGTATATTCCAACCATTTGTGAATATACGATGTATAAATCTAGTGCTTTGATAAatctgataataatataaaatcctaTTAAACAGCACGTATTCATAAGTGATAGAAATTGTTACAgctaaatgtaataatttcatggattattttgatctttctgttttttatcaatacagcaaaaaaagtaataaaatgtagaatctcttttgtataaaagaatattatttcttaaaaaaatgtatatgatataattttcttaattaaaattatgtaattatgtaatcatatatcttgtaattaactataacattaatattattataataatattattataataatattaataaaatatagtaacataaaagaaactaattttgtaataataagttattaatatcacaaataaaatacaccaagagaaaaggagaaagaaacatgcaatataagtttaaataaattcatgtatgtaaataaattcataactAAAATGtggaatataatatgaataacaaattgcattaaatatattacaatattttattaataaaaatgactcaaaattattaatatttaataaaacgtaatgattaaataaatttccatttaGAAGAATTTATGGATATGCATTTAAAGTCTCTTATTTACTATTactttaacttttttctttaatataaaataaattaaaaattgatttaatataaataataaagacatATTTGTCGTTatgttatacaaaataattcaatggaaaaattttaaataacatatattataaatcttctttaaaaaatgtgctTTAATAACAATGTTACTTTCAAGTACATATCAGTAATTAGCAACTGAATCATAAATCAATCCATTCTCTAATTGGAATCCTAAGTTATAGAGCAATGACCTTTAGGGTTAATTATAATGGAGATAAGTATTGTTTCGCCATCCAttgtatatgcaaatattaattgtatatagaatatatatatattatatattctataagaaagattttacgttggcaatatatatatatatatatatatatatatatatatatatatatatatatatatatattgggaatatatatactgggaatcttgtgtatatatatatacacaggatTCCCAGAATTTGCGGACACGGAGTACACAGCGTGTTCGTGTCAAAAGAAGCAACTTTTTCttcagcaaaaatgtcgaaGGATCAATTTCCAGTTATAAGCAATTGAAAAAGACGGGTTTTTCGCAAACCAaactttgtagaattaaaagattaacacacatatattctGCAGTTAATTTTAGGTAGAGTTtactttactaaaatttttatttaagacttagttacagagatatataatagcaaaatttgtataatagaaaactagcaaaaaatgataatttttctcgacatttttgctgaggaaaaaGTTGCCTCTTTTGGCACAGATAATCACGTTGTGAATTCCGTGTCCGCGAATTCTGGGAccccctgtatatacatatatatatatatattcaagtcaaaacaaagagagagagagagagagagagagagagagagagagagtgggggtgtgtcatttaaaaaatatgtatgtatcttgCCAACGTAAAATCTTTCATCATTGATCAACAAAACAAGACATTTTTGTTTCCTAATTTTTACTGAAATGACACGCGTTACATTGATTATTATGGAATTGAAGATCAAAAGGttatcttttcttatattcATTGACTATGTGTGTAAAAATGATCTTTAATGAATGAGCACTGATAAAACAatgataattttgcatttatccATCATTATCTCATATTATCAACTATTTCTAATCattcttttctatattatttgcattatacatattattattgtttgtattacatacatctttattttttacaaagtacaTTAACTAGAAGTTTTTAgtaaatctcaaaaatattttaaaatgtgtaCACATAAATTGTACACATATTTgctatatttgcaaatttatacatCAAAGACTTTCAATTTACAGCATTACTTGTTTTAACAAACATGACATATAGAAAACTCTATTTTCACGAGTTGATAAACATTCAATCATTCACAAGATGAAGGACGCAATCTCTGCTGATACCACTTTCCTTTAAAGATGCATTTATACGTTCCAATCTCTTTGacgaatatctttaaaaaattatattaattgaaaaatcaaaaatgCAAATAGATAGAAAATGAAACACACTCCATAAATTAACAACAAATTAATGGTATCGTTAATATCGAAATgtcaatcaataaaataaatcagatATCTTTTTACCCGCTCAATACAGCTTTATATCCTCTATGTCCGGATGTTTGCATAGCTTTATCAAGTAATTCGTATAATTTCGCCACCGATTCGTCAGCAAACACATGCACCAAATATACAGTACTACCAGTTAATGATCTAACTTTCAATCGCAACTCACCGGGTTTTCCAGTTGCCTCATTAATCTGATGTAACAATGGAGGCTAAAACAATAacacttgaatttttatataaattttatatcatattcaaATGCATTTCACTTTTggcaaaacattatttttctcatattttgcTGTTGACAGTCAGACGTATTTCTCACCGTACTTTTCCTTGCATAAGTAGCTGATTTTGAGACGCGAGGATGTTTCGTCGTAGAACATCCAGAGATGAGATTGGCGATCTTGAGTTCGCCGATATCATTAAGTTCTGCTGTGCTCGAAGCCTTTGACCGTAATATCGATTGTATACCAATATTTAATCGTCCTCCAGATAAACTAGCTGATTTGGAACGCGGCCGAAGGCGACTTCCAGCAGTCCCCGGCCGACTAACAAAGttcaatttgaatataatttaatcgaaaataaatgaaactaTGATTTATGTCAAATTAGGCAGGAATAAatgctaattttatttcttatttatctgATGCGAAAGAAAACCTGGATGACGATCTCTCGGAAGAACTGTAATATCTTGTCCTGTTGTTACTTTGAGTTTTCAAAGCATCCCTCGACAAGAATGGTTGCTCATTCGACATATCaaattccatatttttcgtagctaattctctctttttttcaaaataataatatttgttatattttgggatataagaattttactAAAGAGTTGTCGATAACTTTACTTTTTCTCGTCGACTACTTCGTGCCAACTCAGCATTAATATGAGACTGAAGATGAGAACTCGAACAAGCATTATTATGTGAAGCCATAATTTGCGATCTCAAAGAGAATAAATCAGAAGAAGGTGTTTCCAAAGAGATTCTAGATTTcaataaactaatataaagtgtaaaaatCGATTATAACCTGGCTAACaatttagaaaatgtttttttatatataattataagaaacaatagataaatttaattatattttgcatttgaagatatatgttaatatgataaatttttaaatatttatttgttctgACTAAGCAATGATAATACCGATTTGTTTGAAGAGATAAAAGTGGAATATTCTCAGAAGTGTTATCTTTTGATGAAGAATGGATACGACCAGATCTTTGAAAAACGGTATTTGATCTGCGCGAGTTAGTTGATAATAAGCTATCTACTGCAGATTGTTTTCCCAACCGATATCCTTGACCTGGAAAGCTCGCGGTGTCGCTTACATATAATTCCGTTCTGTAATCTTCTAtctacaaaagaaaataaaaaattatgaccgccaattaaatttttgttagcTAATAATCGATTTTGCATTAATCAAAAGAATtcgtagtaaaaaaaaatgcaaataacaaATCATATATCCTAAAATCTTATTTGACAAATAATTCACTATAAAGGGTACTCCATTAGGATATCCTTGCTGCAATTCAGACGGAAAGTATCCATCCAGAATATCGCGAATGAACGAGCTTGTAGTCGGATCATTGTAAGGTCGCAATGCTCCTTCTTTGACGATCATAccgtttttgtaaaatttcaacGTTATGCAGGACGGAGTCTTCaatcataaaatgtataaagaaaacgtTGATTGccaattaacaaaatatgagTAAATTACTAcattaatttcaatgactgatcaacaattaacaaattaatttaagtttgacatttaaaatgtatcttattgaaaaatatattacataattaagcATGTGATACTTTGCTTCGTTATTTCTGTAATGTACGCGACGTTAAAACACGCTTtacaaattagaataatacTTTAAAGGTCGCTCCTCCTCCTTTTTCGTTATGGTGAATGTGAACTTCGCCCTTTCCCGCGGCTAGATTCAACTGATCGATATTCGCAACTAACTGATCATAACAGGCGTCGAGATAATTACTACAAcgaaattactaattattaaatcgatTGCTTTCACTTCAAactaataatgtttattttagttaCTTGCTATCGCCATCTATATTCATCGCGTTTTTCGCATCACCCACCCATGTCAGTCCATAATCAGCTAAGAACTTCTGCAATATCGCAATGTTGTAATTGC
It includes:
- the LOC140669724 gene encoding uncharacterized protein, with amino-acid sequence MLSNSFINAIIQNMSQGNSSIQSRKRLPRNSLFLSHDNNCKLKVLPSPSCITNTTTKDSQTLKTDPSEDKVVLDYNKSSNQINRTVSNANFSSRKLWNNASKMTKNSIPVNSVIEEESELISMLTKQLHLAESQMRKMQTVLTKAEEGLRTKDQEIGRLKRKIKEWEAKYKNQELLRKKEQRTQANNSEYFYQRCLTLEHKIVEMEKFLADYGLTWVGDAKNAMNIDGDSNNYLDACYDQLVANIDQLNLAAGKGEVHIHHNEKGGGATFKTPSCITLKFYKNGMIVKEGALRPYNDPTTSSFIRDILDGYFPSELQQGYPNGVPFIIEDYRTELYVSDTASFPGQGYRLGKQSAVDSLLSTNSRRSNTVFQRSGRIHSSSKDNTSENIPLLSLQTNRLLKSRISLETPSSDLFSLRSQIMASHNNACSSSHLQSHINAELARSSRREKRELATKNMEFDMSNEQPFLSRDALKTQSNNRTRYYSSSERSSSSRPGTAGSRLRPRSKSASLSGGRLNIGIQSILRSKASSTAELNDIGELKIANLISGCSTTKHPRVSKSATYARKSTPPLLHQINEATGKPGELRLKVRSLTGSTVYLVHVFADESVAKLYELLDKAMQTSGHRGYKAVLSGYSSKRLERINASLKESGISRDCVLHLVND